Proteins found in one Candidatus Nitrosopelagicus brevis genomic segment:
- a CDS encoding DNA cytosine methyltransferase yields the protein MKKPTVATLFAGGGGDSLGFTSAGFDLVFANDNNPDACETLRSRFENGSGKKIVHKGNVEKIKNFGNANVITGGFPCQGFSLAGPREVKDKRNSLYQELKRAISLVNPEFFIGENVKGLVTIGEKSKAKYFHNGKIVKLGKVAEAIIKELSEVGKGYNVSYQLHSAKDFGIPQDRERIIIVGVRKDINFEFKFPKPTHGKGLKPYVTMEEFGIKDIPLKDDEVFREAKGKRKDFFSSRYMSRNRIRKWNETSFTIPAEASQVPAHPSSKKMWNVDVTGENRPKDSEWAEFRKKHEKDISKSLVRLSWRQCAAIQGFPKDHPFSGDVVSIYKQIGNAVPPLLMQKVAECIMPYYKGKKSSY from the coding sequence TTGAAAAAACCAACCGTTGCTACACTCTTTGCAGGTGGAGGAGGAGATTCTCTTGGATTTACGTCTGCAGGATTTGATCTAGTATTTGCAAATGATAACAATCCTGATGCTTGTGAAACACTAAGGAGTAGGTTTGAGAATGGTTCAGGAAAGAAAATTGTTCATAAGGGAAATGTTGAAAAAATTAAAAATTTTGGAAATGCAAATGTCATAACTGGTGGTTTTCCATGTCAGGGATTCAGTCTTGCAGGACCACGAGAGGTAAAAGACAAAAGAAACAGTCTATATCAAGAATTGAAAAGAGCAATTTCTCTAGTAAATCCTGAATTTTTTATCGGCGAAAATGTAAAAGGTCTTGTTACAATTGGTGAGAAAAGTAAAGCAAAATATTTCCATAATGGTAAAATTGTAAAGCTTGGAAAGGTCGCAGAAGCGATAATCAAAGAATTATCTGAGGTTGGAAAAGGTTACAATGTCAGTTACCAATTACACAGCGCAAAAGATTTTGGAATACCACAAGATAGAGAAAGAATAATCATAGTTGGTGTCAGAAAAGACATTAATTTTGAGTTTAAATTCCCAAAACCTACTCATGGAAAAGGTTTGAAACCATATGTCACAATGGAAGAATTTGGAATCAAAGATATCCCACTAAAAGATGATGAAGTTTTTAGAGAAGCAAAAGGAAAACGCAAGGACTTTTTTTCATCACGATACATGTCTCGAAATAGAATTCGAAAATGGAATGAAACAAGTTTTACAATTCCTGCCGAAGCTAGTCAAGTTCCTGCACACCCATCCTCAAAGAAAATGTGGAATGTAGATGTTACAGGTGAAAATAGACCAAAAGATAGTGAGTGGGCGGAATTTAGAAAGAAACATGAAAAAGATATCTCAAAAAGTTTGGTTCGTTTGTCTTGGAGACAGTGTGCTGCTATCCAAGGATTTCCAAAGGATCATCCATTTTCTGGTGATGTGGTTTCAATTTACAAGCAAATTGGAAATGCGGTTCCACCATTATTGATGCAAAAGGTAGCAGAATGCATCATGCCGTATTACAAAGGTAAGAAATCATCCTATTGA
- a CDS encoding DUF5679 domain-containing protein: MVEAYDVKARKKVEIKDPKVVQLKNGRYAIKGTSSETGITVMRICGSDKAKAEALI, from the coding sequence ATGGTAGAAGCATATGATGTGAAGGCCAGAAAGAAAGTAGAGATTAAGGATCCTAAAGTAGTCCAACTAAAGAACGGACGTTATGCTATCAAAGGAACATCTTCTGAAACAGGTATCACAGTTATGAGAATATGTGGTTCAGATAAGGCTAAAGCAGAAGCACTCATCTAG
- a CDS encoding prohibitin family protein: MSKYQNQPMNVNFGKAKGVVLGLIVLIIIGVMVGSAVSIVDAGFRGVLLHWNAVDLVDPPLEEGLHFIVPFQDSVIPLEVRTLKYTKSTTSASQDLQTVSTEITVNYHPEPTRVNYLYKEVGLDYENRIIQPTVEEVVKQVTANYNAEELITKRPLVKQDIQDEITARLADFNITTEIVSITDFQFSVLFAQAIESKVEAEQRALQAENDLKRIEVEARQFEAQSFGIAEANIAEAKGEAEAINIINQALANNPYYLEWLKIQKWDGILPLVTGGDGATPFIEIPTDNRP, translated from the coding sequence ATGTCAAAGTATCAGAATCAGCCAATGAACGTAAACTTTGGTAAGGCTAAAGGAGTAGTTTTAGGATTAATTGTTTTAATTATCATAGGAGTAATGGTTGGTTCTGCAGTATCAATTGTAGATGCAGGATTTAGAGGCGTACTACTCCACTGGAATGCTGTAGATTTAGTTGATCCTCCACTAGAAGAAGGACTGCATTTTATTGTTCCATTCCAAGATTCAGTTATTCCACTTGAGGTTCGTACCTTAAAGTATACAAAGTCGACAACGTCGGCATCACAGGACTTGCAGACAGTGTCAACTGAGATTACAGTAAACTATCATCCGGAACCAACTCGTGTTAACTATCTATACAAAGAAGTTGGTTTAGACTATGAGAATCGTATCATTCAACCAACTGTAGAAGAGGTTGTAAAACAGGTAACTGCGAATTATAACGCTGAAGAGTTAATCACAAAAAGACCGCTAGTAAAACAAGACATTCAAGATGAGATTACTGCACGTCTTGCTGACTTTAACATTACAACTGAGATTGTATCAATTACAGACTTCCAGTTCTCAGTATTATTTGCACAAGCAATTGAATCTAAAGTAGAGGCAGAACAACGCGCACTACAAGCAGAAAATGATTTGAAGAGAATTGAGGTAGAAGCAAGACAGTTTGAAGCACAATCATTTGGTATTGCAGAAGCAAATATTGCCGAAGCAAAAGGTGAAGCAGAAGCAATTAACATTATCAACCAAGCACTTGCAAACAACCCATACTATCTAGAATGGCTCAAGATTCAGAAATGGGATGGAATACTACCGCTAGTTACTGGTGGTGATGGAGCAACTCCATTTATTGAAATTCCAACAGATAACAGACCTTAG
- a CDS encoding PQQ-dependent sugar dehydrogenase, translated as MKHFAPLIAVAFVSLITPAFAEMNIDVVVDGLNNPWEMVFAPNGDIYFSERDGRVWKIENFGEAKVIQTFPKSGSYEGGTLGLALDPNFEETKKIYIYQTNLELEFFQNKVFSFTVDGDELVDMQTVIDDIPGAPWHDGGRIAFGPDDKLYITTGDAVNPGWSQDLSSLAGKILRINSDGSIPDDNPFDSSAIFSYGHRNPQGIAWNEDGMLVSSEHGPSGEMGYGHDEINVIVKGKNYGWPKVVGDSSDDSFVNPIIHSGEQTWAPSGMIFYNSDKISSLEGKFLVGALRGQHLMVLDVANDGSLISAEKMFEGDFGRIRTAQINSDGVLYLLTANGDNDKIIRISEAPLEEVTKFTSSESGDNLAIVYAIVGIVIAGIIAVIVIKRRR; from the coding sequence ATGAAACATTTTGCTCCATTGATTGCAGTTGCTTTTGTTTCATTGATTACCCCAGCATTTGCTGAGATGAACATAGATGTGGTAGTTGACGGCTTGAATAATCCATGGGAGATGGTTTTTGCACCAAACGGAGACATTTACTTTTCAGAAAGAGACGGACGTGTATGGAAAATTGAAAATTTCGGAGAGGCCAAAGTAATCCAAACTTTCCCAAAGAGCGGATCATATGAGGGAGGAACGCTTGGTCTTGCCTTAGATCCAAATTTTGAAGAGACCAAGAAAATTTACATTTACCAGACAAATTTAGAACTTGAATTTTTTCAAAACAAAGTTTTTAGCTTTACAGTTGATGGAGATGAACTAGTAGATATGCAAACGGTAATAGATGACATACCAGGTGCACCATGGCATGATGGCGGTAGAATTGCGTTTGGTCCTGATGATAAACTGTACATAACAACAGGTGATGCAGTTAATCCCGGATGGTCACAAGATCTTTCATCACTGGCAGGAAAAATTTTAAGAATTAATTCAGATGGAAGCATACCTGATGACAATCCATTTGATTCAAGTGCAATTTTTTCTTATGGTCATCGTAATCCACAAGGAATTGCATGGAATGAAGATGGAATGCTTGTATCATCAGAGCACGGACCATCTGGAGAAATGGGATACGGTCATGATGAGATTAACGTAATTGTAAAGGGCAAAAATTATGGGTGGCCAAAAGTTGTAGGTGATTCATCTGATGATAGTTTTGTAAATCCAATTATTCACAGCGGCGAGCAAACGTGGGCTCCAAGTGGAATGATATTTTACAATTCAGATAAAATTTCTAGTTTGGAAGGAAAGTTTTTGGTAGGAGCGTTAAGAGGACAACATCTGATGGTGTTAGATGTTGCAAATGATGGTTCGTTAATCAGTGCAGAAAAAATGTTTGAAGGTGACTTCGGTAGAATTCGAACAGCGCAGATTAATTCTGATGGAGTTTTGTATTTACTAACAGCAAATGGAGACAATGATAAGATAATTCGTATCTCTGAAGCACCGCTAGAAGAAGTAACAAAATTTACTTCAAGTGAGTCTGGTGATAATCTAGCTATAGTATATGCAATAGTTGGAATTGTTATTGCAGGAATTATTGCCGTTATTGTAATAAAACGAAGAAGATGA
- a CDS encoding tetratricopeptide repeat protein: MGLTEADAKALVNEGVLSADYDEHKEAIEFYDKALKIIETSETYLNKGISLVELEKYEDAVTCYDKAATIDTNDSLIWYNRGVALTQLEKFDDALSSYEKAIEVSPGYADAWYNKAELLKHKGQDVEAETCFAKVKELEGE, translated from the coding sequence ATGGGATTAACTGAAGCCGATGCAAAAGCTCTAGTAAATGAAGGGGTTCTTTCAGCAGATTATGATGAACATAAAGAGGCCATAGAATTTTACGACAAGGCTCTAAAAATTATTGAAACTTCAGAAACTTATCTAAACAAAGGAATTTCTCTTGTAGAATTAGAAAAATATGAAGATGCTGTAACATGTTATGATAAAGCAGCAACAATTGATACTAATGATTCTCTTATTTGGTACAATCGAGGTGTTGCATTGACACAATTAGAAAAATTTGATGATGCATTATCAAGTTATGAAAAAGCAATTGAGGTATCACCTGGTTACGCAGATGCATGGTATAACAAAGCAGAACTTTTGAAGCACAAGGGTCAAGATGTAGAAGCTGAAACCTGTTTTGCTAAAGTCAAAGAATTAGAAGGAGAATAA
- a CDS encoding STT3 domain-containing protein: protein MVSNQKLFTVGTFDFRLQHLLVIGVLVLAVSIGMLIRSGPSSYGFELFEFDPFFNFRATEYILDNGTDAYFNWIDEKTWHPFGRNVSETSQVTLHLTAAFLYPIFNFGSSLYNFTILFPLVIGSLTAIVVFAFVRVLGGTTAGLFAALIFSVSVPIFSRGLIGWFKSEPLGLFFAFIAMYLFVSGIKFNKGKISLIKLIIAGLFLSLGLSAWGGILFFVIPIVLFYFSLPFFKNKDNFIMWAAPSFSTSVILFSLVFERTTTFIIGYAGLALLLPTIFIIIAGIVMKFSSERAKIRNCAIVLISFVTSGIGIASSGIIGLPSFRYLNAVNPFLTTQDTLTDSVAEHMTTSLSLSFTFLSVFLIFSVIGIWFLFSKKTINLKTDMRIFAICSSIVAIYISSAFIRLELFASVGIIILGSIGLTILTQKIFEQNKQNFTKIIFPAVIIILFIIPMTMPENNNWLTWADFTPSILNGGSSFTNFSSNDWKDATLWLKQNTPEDAIIASWWDYGYWITTLSERTTLADNATLIDWQIKKIGYALITTPENSWHILKSHYTEDVSQYIGQENIKLWGMIKDPTLEMTFDKSCKQIFKKEAQELGVPERSCHPILQGMDADYVVIYIAGERFYSENSNVPFYTLEGGGDESKKTWFTAISNHPVSKMIENDNITPTPYYMENSTLGLLTPFSIYKYVEPSTGRAFDVYQNGLIPVYVNDLKFKDPESDPFYLVYASPSFYSQQQGAMSAVLIYKINHDYNPQN, encoded by the coding sequence ATGGTATCTAATCAGAAATTATTTACAGTTGGTACTTTTGATTTTAGATTACAACACTTACTAGTAATTGGAGTACTAGTCCTTGCCGTTTCAATTGGAATGTTAATTCGCTCTGGTCCTAGCTCATACGGTTTTGAATTATTTGAATTTGATCCATTTTTTAATTTTAGAGCAACTGAATACATTTTAGATAATGGAACTGATGCTTATTTTAATTGGATTGACGAAAAAACTTGGCATCCATTCGGCAGAAATGTATCTGAAACATCACAAGTCACACTTCATCTTACAGCTGCATTTCTGTATCCAATTTTCAATTTTGGTTCATCTCTTTATAATTTCACAATACTTTTTCCATTAGTTATTGGTTCATTAACTGCAATTGTTGTTTTTGCATTTGTTCGTGTTTTAGGTGGAACTACTGCTGGATTATTTGCAGCATTAATTTTTTCAGTATCTGTTCCAATTTTTTCAAGAGGATTAATTGGTTGGTTTAAATCCGAACCACTAGGTTTATTTTTTGCATTCATAGCAATGTACCTTTTTGTTTCAGGAATAAAATTCAACAAAGGAAAAATATCCTTAATTAAATTAATCATAGCTGGATTATTTTTATCGTTAGGATTATCTGCTTGGGGTGGAATTCTGTTTTTTGTTATACCTATTGTATTATTCTATTTTTCATTACCATTCTTTAAAAATAAAGATAATTTCATAATGTGGGCAGCTCCATCATTTTCAACATCAGTAATATTATTTTCTTTAGTATTTGAAAGAACAACTACCTTCATAATTGGTTACGCTGGATTGGCACTTTTACTTCCAACAATATTCATAATTATTGCAGGTATTGTTATGAAATTTAGTAGTGAACGTGCAAAAATTCGTAATTGTGCAATAGTTTTAATCTCATTTGTCACATCAGGTATAGGTATAGCAAGTTCTGGAATTATTGGGTTACCTTCATTTAGATATCTTAACGCTGTAAATCCTTTCTTAACTACCCAGGATACTTTGACTGATTCAGTTGCAGAACATATGACTACAAGTTTATCATTATCATTTACATTTTTGTCGGTTTTTCTTATTTTTTCTGTAATTGGAATATGGTTTCTTTTCTCCAAAAAAACAATTAATCTAAAAACCGACATGAGAATTTTTGCTATTTGTAGTAGTATTGTTGCTATCTATATTAGTTCGGCATTTATTAGATTAGAATTATTTGCATCTGTTGGAATCATAATTTTAGGTTCTATTGGATTAACAATCTTAACACAAAAAATATTTGAACAGAATAAACAAAACTTTACAAAGATAATATTTCCAGCTGTAATTATTATTTTATTCATTATACCTATGACTATGCCTGAAAATAATAACTGGTTAACATGGGCTGACTTCACGCCATCTATACTAAATGGCGGTTCTTCATTCACCAATTTTTCATCTAATGACTGGAAAGATGCAACATTATGGTTAAAACAAAATACTCCTGAAGATGCAATAATTGCATCATGGTGGGATTATGGATACTGGATTACTACCTTAAGTGAACGTACAACTTTAGCTGATAATGCAACACTAATTGATTGGCAAATCAAAAAAATTGGTTATGCATTAATTACAACTCCTGAAAATTCATGGCATATACTAAAATCGCATTATACTGAGGATGTTTCACAGTATATTGGTCAAGAAAATATAAAATTATGGGGAATGATTAAAGATCCTACATTAGAAATGACATTTGATAAGTCATGCAAACAAATATTCAAAAAAGAAGCACAAGAGTTAGGTGTTCCTGAACGAAGTTGCCATCCAATTTTACAAGGAATGGATGCAGATTATGTTGTTATCTACATTGCTGGTGAAAGATTCTATTCAGAAAATTCTAACGTACCTTTCTATACTCTTGAAGGTGGAGGTGATGAAAGTAAAAAAACTTGGTTTACCGCAATCTCTAATCATCCAGTTTCTAAAATGATTGAAAATGATAATATTACTCCAACTCCATATTATATGGAAAACAGTACACTCGGATTGTTAACTCCTTTTTCAATATACAAGTATGTTGAACCTAGTACAGGTAGAGCATTTGATGTATATCAGAATGGTCTAATTCCTGTTTATGTTAATGATTTAAAATTTAAAGATCCTGAAAGTGATCCATTCTATTTAGTATATGCATCCCCAAGTTTCTACAGTCAACAACAAGGAGCTATGTCAGCAGTTTTAATTTATAAAATTAATCATGATTATAATCCTCAGAACTAA
- a CDS encoding YbhB/YbcL family Raf kinase inhibitor-like protein, whose translation MSDFSITCSDFDEGAEIPKKFGYKFENEEPNISFNRPPSSTTTLALIMDDPDAMGAVGKVWLHWLQYHNLTESSPVEGKTDFDEIGYGGPAPPDGRHTYVFKAYALDTELELKEGFSKQELEDAMKGHIIAEAKLTGTFAP comes from the coding sequence ATGTCTGATTTCTCTATCACTTGTTCGGATTTTGATGAAGGAGCAGAAATTCCAAAGAAATTTGGTTACAAATTTGAAAACGAAGAACCAAATATTTCATTTAATCGTCCGCCATCTAGCACAACAACGTTGGCATTAATCATGGACGATCCAGATGCAATGGGTGCAGTAGGGAAAGTTTGGCTTCATTGGTTACAATATCATAATCTAACTGAATCTTCTCCAGTAGAAGGTAAAACTGATTTTGATGAAATTGGTTATGGTGGACCTGCACCTCCAGATGGAAGACACACGTACGTCTTCAAAGCATATGCATTAGATACGGAATTAGAACTGAAAGAAGGTTTTTCAAAACAGGAATTAGAAGATGCAATGAAAGGTCACATTATTGCCGAGGCCAAATTGACTGGTACTTTTGCGCCATAG
- a CDS encoding PIN domain-containing protein, whose amino-acid sequence MVKVISDTSFLIHFATHRIKNIDSIETEIGTLSFIVPKIVKKELEHLAGDPDKKIISEQTLDFIKNFKTNDIDGSNADAAILDFIKENRSIVATMDKELKNKIKQSGSSILSIHNDKIVLEN is encoded by the coding sequence TTGGTTAAGGTAATCTCTGATACTAGTTTTTTAATTCATTTTGCTACTCATAGAATAAAAAATATTGATTCTATAGAGACGGAAATTGGTACTCTATCCTTCATTGTTCCTAAAATTGTTAAAAAAGAATTAGAACATCTTGCAGGTGATCCAGATAAAAAAATTATTTCAGAACAAACACTAGATTTTATTAAAAATTTTAAAACAAATGACATTGATGGCAGTAATGCTGATGCAGCAATTCTTGATTTTATCAAAGAAAATAGAAGTATTGTAGCTACAATGGACAAAGAACTGAAAAATAAAATTAAACAATCAGGAAGTTCAATTTTATCTATTCATAATGATAAGATTGTACTTGAGAACTAG
- a CDS encoding translation initiation factor IF-2 subunit gamma codes for MHWKDSLPDSYVKKYGNQPCVNIGTAGHVDHGKTSLIQALTGKWTSVHSQELKRGITIRVGYSDAAFYKCPDCEPPTNYSTSPKCPNCKQEGELSRVVSFVDSPGHESLMANMLSGSALMDGAILLVAANEKVPQMQSKEHLLALQTLGIKQIVVVQNKVDLITYKEAMSNYSDISKFIKGTNAAKSPVIPVSAQANLNLDALIYSIETEIKTPEHDTKTSPVMHVLRSFDINKPGSKITNIKGGVIGGSLTEGQFNIGDEIEIKPGLLNEKKKNYEPLITEIVSLGTGAGTVDNVKPGGLVAIGTKLDPNLTRGDSFIGSVIGKPDALPENSDVAKLKVSLFDSAVGSASNEKIAPINMGEMLRLNIGTAPIPGKVTKVKETDIEVTLRRPACLFEKSNVAISRRIADRWRLIGAGIIG; via the coding sequence ATGCATTGGAAAGATTCACTTCCTGACTCGTACGTAAAAAAATATGGTAATCAACCATGTGTGAATATTGGTACTGCTGGTCACGTAGATCATGGAAAAACTAGTTTAATTCAAGCACTAACAGGAAAATGGACTAGTGTTCATAGTCAAGAATTGAAAAGAGGAATTACAATTCGAGTCGGTTATTCTGATGCAGCATTTTACAAATGTCCTGATTGTGAACCACCAACAAATTATTCTACATCACCTAAATGCCCGAATTGTAAACAGGAAGGAGAACTAAGTAGAGTAGTTAGTTTTGTAGACAGTCCTGGACACGAAAGTTTGATGGCAAATATGTTGTCTGGTTCTGCATTAATGGATGGTGCTATTTTACTAGTTGCTGCAAATGAAAAAGTTCCACAAATGCAAAGTAAAGAACATCTCTTAGCACTTCAAACATTAGGAATTAAGCAAATTGTTGTAGTTCAAAACAAAGTTGATCTAATCACGTACAAAGAAGCAATGAGTAATTATTCTGATATTTCAAAATTCATCAAAGGTACAAATGCAGCAAAATCTCCTGTAATCCCTGTTTCTGCACAAGCTAATCTAAATTTAGATGCACTCATTTATTCAATCGAAACTGAAATAAAAACACCAGAACATGATACTAAAACATCTCCTGTAATGCATGTTTTACGTTCATTTGATATTAACAAACCTGGTTCAAAAATTACAAATATCAAAGGTGGAGTAATTGGAGGAAGTTTAACTGAAGGTCAATTTAACATTGGTGATGAAATTGAAATTAAACCTGGATTGTTAAATGAAAAGAAAAAAAATTATGAACCGTTAATCACTGAAATTGTTTCTTTAGGTACTGGTGCAGGTACGGTTGACAATGTTAAACCTGGTGGGTTGGTTGCAATTGGAACCAAACTTGATCCAAATCTAACACGTGGTGATTCATTCATTGGTTCTGTGATTGGTAAGCCTGATGCCTTACCAGAAAATTCTGATGTTGCAAAACTAAAGGTCAGTTTGTTTGATTCAGCAGTTGGTTCTGCAAGTAATGAAAAAATTGCTCCAATTAACATGGGTGAGATGTTGAGGCTAAACATTGGTACTGCACCAATTCCTGGAAAGGTTACAAAAGTCAAAGAAACTGATATTGAAGTAACATTAAGACGCCCTGCATGTTTGTTTGAAAAAAGTAATGTTGCAATTAGTAGAAGAATCGCTGATAGATGGAGATTAATCGGTGCTGGAATAATTGGTTAA